Below is a window of Candidatus Nanosynbacter sp. HMT-352 DNA.
CGGCAAATTGCTAGAATTGCAATCCAAACAGCTCATCATCCTACATAAGCCAACTGGATATCTTTGTTCACGCGCTTCTCAGGGCGGCGTTCCGACAATCTACAAATTGCTACCGAAGAATCTTCACCATTTAAAACCCGTTGGTCGCCTGGATAAAGACAGTTCTGGGCTGATTCTCATGACGAACGACGGCGATTTTGCTCACAGCATGACACATCCGTCGTTTTACAAGATTAAGCGATATCTCGTTACAATCGACCAGCCATTGCAACCTCTACATCGCCAAATGATCAATGATTTTGGCGTACAGCTTCCTGACGGACGCAGTCAATTGACGCTAGAAAGACAGCACGAAGGTGATGATTGTCGCTGGATAGTGGGAATGAGCGAGGGAAGGAATCGTCAAATTCGGCGAACTTTCGATGCGTTAGGCTACACTGTTAAAAAACTCCACAGAACAAACTTCGGCAATTATTCGCTCGGCGATCTCAAGAGAGGCGAATGGCGAGAAGAGAAATTCACGAATTCATAATTTACTCCGCGGCTCTTTACATTTTACGGTAAATATTGTAATATAGCCTTTGTGCTAAATTTGATAGAAAGTGTAATTGTAAAATGGAAACGCTAGGGCGCGAATCTGAGCCTTTACCCTCAGAAAAACTAAGAGCAGTCATACATAACCTTGAGGAGGAAAGAAAGAATACTATAGAAAAAATGTTCTGTGAGAATGATAAGCCCAATATTTTACCAGAACTCCTAGAAAACCAAATCTACGCTTACATCGAACTTATTAAAGAGGTTGAGAAACATACTAAGGAATTTAAATATCCTATATCCGTAGCGTTCGAAGATGACGATAATAACGTTTACTACTGCATAAATAACCCTAAAGAAAATTACTACATAACACTTTACCCCAATCCAATTAACGAAGAATCTCCAAAGGCCTACATCCACAAATATAATAGCGATAACGAGGGATATAGGCGAGTCGTAGAGACCGAGAAATTCATAGCAAAAATCGGCCTGAGATGTTTTGAGGATTTCCTGAAAATAATTCGTCCGTGCGAGGCTTACATAAACAGTGTGCTCGCCAAAATGTCTTAAAACTGCTATAATATATAATCATGTCTAAATTACCAACAGTCGCCATCATCGGGCAAGCCAACGTCGGCAAAAGCTCATTATTCAATCGCTTGACGCGCTCTCGCACAGCCATAGTCGCCAGAGAAGCCGGCACGACACGCGACAATGTCGTTGGTAAAGTCTCATATAAACGACGCAACGTAGATTCTGCGCCGTCAGATGACTATTCGCAATTTTGGCTCATCGACACGGCTGGACTTAAGACTGCCGAGGACGAGTTTGAGGCGACCATTCAGGACCAAATCGCTGACGCGTCTGCCGCCGCTGACGTAATCCTCGTAACCGTCGACTCCACTGCATATCCTTCCGACGCCGATCGACAATTGACCAAAAAAGCCCTAAAAAGCGGCAAGCCAGTCATTTTAATCGCCAATAAAGCAGACTTAAAAGGCTCTCTTTCTATCGACGAGTTCAAACGACTCGGCATTAAAAACATCATAAAAACTTCCGCCGAGCATAGCATTGGCATTTCGGAGCTTCTTGATAGCATTGCCGAACTTATTCCGCCAGCCACCGAAACTACACCTGATGATATTATTCGCGTCGCGCTAATTGGTCGACCAAACGTCGGCAAAAGTAATCTGTTCAATACTTTGGCGGGCAAGCAGCAAGCTATCGTCGCCAACGTTGCAGGTACGACTCGCGACGTAAACCGCGTTCAAGTTCGTTATCACGGTCAGACGATTGAGCTGCTCGACACTGCTGGAGTTCGCCGCCAAGGAAAGCAAGAAACGGGAATTGAGAAGTTCTCAGTTCTTCGCACTATGCAAGCCATCAACGAAGCCGACGTCTGTCTGCTTCTTATGGATGTCAATGAGCTTAATGTCCAATTGGATCAGCGCCTAGCTGGAATTATTGACGAGGCGGGCAAGGGGCTTGTTCTGGTCGTCAGCAAATGGGACTCCGTCGAAGGTAAAGACGCTTACACACACGATGAAATTGCGCCACAAATCAGCTATAATTTCAAATTCACGCCGTACGCGCCGTTAATATTCACCTCTTCCGTTACTGGGCAGAATGTCGCTAAGTTATTCGACCTAGCGCTTGATATCTATAAACGCCGACGCCAAGAATGTAAAACTCGTGCCTTAAACGACATCCTACAGAAAGCCATCGCCGCACATCCGCCAGCTGGTCTGAAAAACTCGCACCCGAAGCTGCGCTACATTGTCCAGACTGACGTTGCTCCGCCGTGGTTTGTTATTTACGGTAGCAATCTGAAATTCGTCCACTGGAGCTATAAACGCTATTTGGAGCGAACTTTACGCGAAGCTTTCAATTTTGCAGGAACGCCAATTAAAATGTCTTTCCGTGACGAAAAGCAGTTAAAGGCTAATCGTGAACGCGTTGCACGCGGTCTGGCGCCAGTCACGAAAGCCTACAAGCAGGCCAAAAACGCTGAAAAAGGCATATAACACCACATTTTTGACAAAATCTATTGACATTTTATCCTATTAGTGATATAAATGAATACAGCTTTTGTTGACAAGTTGAGATTTGCTCCTTGCCCGAAAGCGCACTTTGACAAGTGGAAGAATATACTTTAGATACGAGGTGAGCTTTCGTAGCACTCAAGAAAGCACTACGACATCTCATCTTGTATCAACCGGATACGAGAGAGATTGGTCAGAAAGGCAGACTTGAAATGGAAACGACAAACACAAAATTCGCCGTCAATTTCGATGCGCTCCCCGATTTCGAGGTAGCACCCAACGTTCCTGCAACGAAGTGGCAGGAACAAATGGAACACGAGAGTGAAAGCTCTCTCCTCGGGGAGGTGATCAGGTTCGCCGTTAGGGTGGCGCGACTCACGCAAGCCGCCACGGAAGTGGATAAGAAGCCCGTCAAGGAAATCATCCCTTGGGCTGTCTCGATCGCAGACAGCGGTGGAATTTCCGGACATGGGTTTTACTGCGCGTCGCGCTGGTTAGCCTACTTTTGGGCACATCAATGCGAGTTTGCCGAATGGTACAACAATGGACAGCCTAAGTCGGGATTCGTCCCAAGCCAGGATCTGATCCGTACCCTAGCTAAGGGCGAGTAGCGCTCCATTGAACTGACAAGTTAGAATAATTTACTTGGCAGTTCATAATCTCCCGCCAACAATTCTTCTGCTTGTCAGTTCGCTCCATAGATGCGTGTCTATGCTGATGAGTCGGAAACGACGAAAGCGAACTTTTATTCAAACATCATCAATTGTGCCGACAAAACTTCACGCGTAATTTCATCCGCACGTTCACCAATTAGCACAATTTTTGCCGGTTCTTCAGCCACAGAATTAGCTATTTGAATCTGATTTTCCGTTGCCTCCAAATGATGCCGCACGCCATTATCATCAATAAAACAACCCTTCATTCGCCTAAGTTTATAA
It encodes the following:
- a CDS encoding pseudouridine synthase, with translation MINPDTKQESWRLNKFVALCLGVSRRKADELIEKGKITIDGQPARLGQQISDANKISYNGKLLELQSKQLIILHKPTGYLCSRASQGGVPTIYKLLPKNLHHLKPVGRLDKDSSGLILMTNDGDFAHSMTHPSFYKIKRYLVTIDQPLQPLHRQMINDFGVQLPDGRSQLTLERQHEGDDCRWIVGMSEGRNRQIRRTFDALGYTVKKLHRTNFGNYSLGDLKRGEWREEKFTNS
- the der gene encoding ribosome biogenesis GTPase Der; the protein is MSKLPTVAIIGQANVGKSSLFNRLTRSRTAIVAREAGTTRDNVVGKVSYKRRNVDSAPSDDYSQFWLIDTAGLKTAEDEFEATIQDQIADASAAADVILVTVDSTAYPSDADRQLTKKALKSGKPVILIANKADLKGSLSIDEFKRLGIKNIIKTSAEHSIGISELLDSIAELIPPATETTPDDIIRVALIGRPNVGKSNLFNTLAGKQQAIVANVAGTTRDVNRVQVRYHGQTIELLDTAGVRRQGKQETGIEKFSVLRTMQAINEADVCLLLMDVNELNVQLDQRLAGIIDEAGKGLVLVVSKWDSVEGKDAYTHDEIAPQISYNFKFTPYAPLIFTSSVTGQNVAKLFDLALDIYKRRRQECKTRALNDILQKAIAAHPPAGLKNSHPKLRYIVQTDVAPPWFVIYGSNLKFVHWSYKRYLERTLREAFNFAGTPIKMSFRDEKQLKANRERVARGLAPVTKAYKQAKNAEKGI